A window of the Microvirga terrae genome harbors these coding sequences:
- the trpS gene encoding tryptophan--tRNA ligase has translation MAQFKELVFSGVQPTGNLHLGNYLGAIKRFVAMQENFDCIYCVVDMHAITVPQNPADLTRQIREVTAAFLAAGINPERHIVFNQSQVPQHAELAWVFNCVARLGWLNRMTQFKDKAGKDRENASVGLYAYPDLMAADILVYRATHVPVGEDQKQHLELTRDIAQKFNNDWAESIAANGFGDAFFPLTEPMIQGPATRVMSLRDGSKKMSKSDPSDYSRINLTDDADTIAQKVRKAKTDPEPLPSEVEGLKARPEAENLVAIYAALMDTTPDEVLRQHGGSQFSGFKAALVDVAVTKLSPVADEMRRLMGDPGHIDAVLADGSARARAIASVTMDAVKDIVGFVRAR, from the coding sequence ATGGCGCAGTTCAAGGAGCTGGTGTTCTCGGGCGTTCAGCCCACCGGCAATCTCCATCTCGGGAATTACCTCGGCGCCATCAAGCGCTTCGTCGCCATGCAGGAGAACTTCGACTGCATCTATTGCGTCGTCGACATGCACGCGATCACCGTGCCGCAGAACCCGGCCGACCTCACCCGCCAGATCCGCGAGGTGACCGCCGCGTTCCTGGCCGCCGGCATCAACCCTGAGCGCCACATCGTGTTCAACCAGTCCCAGGTGCCGCAGCACGCGGAGCTCGCCTGGGTGTTCAACTGCGTGGCCCGCCTCGGCTGGCTCAACCGCATGACCCAGTTCAAGGACAAGGCGGGCAAGGACCGGGAGAACGCCTCGGTCGGCCTCTACGCCTATCCGGACCTGATGGCGGCCGACATCCTGGTCTACCGGGCCACCCACGTGCCGGTGGGCGAGGACCAGAAGCAGCATCTGGAACTGACCCGCGACATCGCCCAGAAGTTCAACAACGACTGGGCGGAATCGATTGCCGCGAACGGTTTCGGCGATGCCTTCTTCCCGCTGACCGAGCCGATGATCCAGGGCCCCGCCACCCGCGTCATGTCCCTGCGCGACGGCTCCAAGAAGATGTCGAAATCCGACCCGTCCGATTACTCGCGCATCAACCTGACCGACGATGCCGACACCATCGCCCAGAAGGTGCGCAAGGCGAAGACCGATCCCGAGCCTCTGCCGAGCGAGGTCGAGGGCCTGAAGGCCCGGCCCGAGGCCGAGAACCTCGTGGCGATCTATGCGGCCCTCATGGACACGACGCCGGACGAGGTGCTGCGCCAGCATGGCGGCTCGCAGTTCTCCGGCTTCAAGGCCGCCCTCGTGGACGTGGCGGTGACGAAGCTGTCGCCCGTGGCCGACGAGATGCGCCGCCTCATGGGCGATCCTGGCCATATCGATGCGGTGCTGGCGGACGGTTCGGCCCGGGCCCGGGCCATCGCGTCCGTGACCATGGACGCCGTTAAGGACATCGTCGGCTTCGTGCGCGCGCGCTGA
- a CDS encoding universal stress protein: MSGKRRSYESGHRPKFMVVVDQTPECARAVHFASRRTARTGASMIMLAVVDPPDNFEWLGVGEAMIEEASEEAQKWLDAAAREARSAAGVDPEQVIRVGVRADEIMKLINEDEDISFLVLAAGSAKEGPGPLVSTLAGRSAASFPVPIVIVPGSLTDEEIDALAG; the protein is encoded by the coding sequence GTGAGCGGCAAACGTCGGTCCTACGAATCGGGCCACCGCCCGAAATTCATGGTGGTGGTCGACCAGACTCCGGAATGCGCCCGGGCGGTCCATTTCGCCTCGCGGCGAACGGCCCGCACCGGCGCCAGCATGATCATGCTGGCCGTCGTGGATCCGCCCGACAATTTCGAATGGCTCGGCGTCGGCGAGGCGATGATCGAGGAGGCGAGCGAGGAGGCGCAGAAATGGCTCGATGCCGCCGCCCGCGAGGCCCGCAGCGCCGCCGGCGTCGATCCCGAGCAGGTGATCCGGGTCGGCGTTCGGGCCGACGAGATCATGAAGCTCATCAACGAGGATGAGGACATCTCCTTCCTGGTGCTGGCCGCGGGCAGCGCCAAGGAGGGGCCGGGCCCCCTGGTCTCGACTCTTGCCGGCCGCTCGGCGGCCTCCTTTCCGGTTCCGATCGTGATCGTGCCCGGCAGCTTGACCGATGAGGAGATCGACGCGCTGGCGGGCTGA